The sequence TACTTAGTTAGATATTCATCCCCCCCTTTGAACTTAATTATATTAGTAATTACATTATTATATTACCATATTATTACACCATTGAACAGAATTTTGTAATAATTCTTAAAGGTTTATCAAGGTGCTGCTTTATATGAACAAAGTATAATACGTAAAAAAAGTAGCAGTTGATTCTGCTACTTCTCACTAATCTTCATACCTCCATCTATAATGTCCTTCAATGGGTGTATTGTAAGATTTAAGTTTAACCTCGCTTGCATAGGGTGGACTGTTATGAATAATGTAAGGAGTCCCATCTTTTGCGCGGCGATCTGAAATAATTGCTACGTGCTTTAACCCTTCAAAAACCACTATATCCCCTGGTTGCCATTGTTCTAGATTATCTATATCCCCAGGAATTACTTCGGTAGCAAGGGTCTCAGCATATCTTTCAAAAAATACATACTGATTCCCTACCCTTCTAAAATCTATGTTTGGTTCACGTTTTCCATTGGTTCGAGGATACAGTTCAATATTATTTGCTATATCTTCATCCATTAGATCCTTTAAATTTATGCCTGCAGCCAATAATCCCCTCCAAATGACATCTGTACATACACCTTCATCATCTGGTGGATAGCCACCTGCATAGTAAACACTTTTATATGTAGTTCTCTGCTCAACTTCCTTCCTTGCAGCATTTACTATGTCTATTGGGTCAGCAATCCCATTATTATTTGCGTCCACTTGAGAGTAGCTTTCTGGAACTGTAACTCTTCTGCTCAACGGATTATCAATATGGATACCCAGAAAATCCAAGACGTAACCACTTCTATAAAATACGGAAACCATAAGAAGTAGTCCAGCTAAAGAAAGTACTGTAATAATAGTGTACTTAAAAGTTTTACGGACTCTTCCCCCTCTAACAAGAACTCTGTCTGCCATATAAACACTCCTAAAAAATGTAATTATTACTTCTTCTGCTAAAGATGCCATTTCTCCTTCTTTATAAGTTATTAACAGTGTTTTTTGTAAGTGTTTAAATAACAGATAGAATATTCTCTGGTTGATGTATCTTCAAGAGCTCTTTAAATCTTGCCCTAGCTGTAGATATCTTGTTGTATAGCTCGTCAGACTGCTGAGGGTCCCCGTATACCTTCCACCCATTTATTTTTGTTAGTTTCGATGTTGAGTAACCCATAAAACCCATCACATCTTTTAATGGATAACCCAGAAAAATACCAATCTCGTGGGGCATTTCACCTTTTTTCATTTTTGTTATAAGGATGTCTAGGTATGTTTCTATATTAAATTCTAGGGGGTAGTCTAAGAATTGTAAAAATAGATATATTTCTTCATCCATTAGTGTTGCCTCTAGCATGTAAATATCAAAAAATAGCAGTTTAGTGCAACCATGGCATGTAGTAAATTCTCTGTATTGAATTTTTCCACCCTTATCAACCATTTCTTTAATCTGTTCTTTTCGGGCATCTGCCATTTTACTGCCTTTGGGAAAGTTCACTATCTCAGCAGGTTTCGCTCTAAAAAGTACAGGTCCTAACATCTCCACTATCTGAATAAATCTCGAATCGTTACAAGGTTGTGAGCAACAAGTGTATAAAGCAATACTCATTAATTCCCCTCCTCTAATCAATGATAATAATTCTCATTAATCCTTAAAAAACTTACACCCCGTTCGGGGTGTACCAACTTGAGAACTATTCTCATTATATCCAAGTAGTAGAGATATTGTCAATGAATATATAATTTATTTTTTTGACAACTATAAAAGCAATCATTTACTTATGCATGTGGTTTAATTCTAAAGATATGGGGCAAAGCGTATATAGAAAGTGGTGCCATTTTCTCCAGTTTTAAGCTCTATTGTTGCCCTATGCCTTTCTATAATTGCGTAGCTAGTGGCTAGACCCAACCCAGTTCCCTTATCTTTAGTTGTAATGAAGGGAGTCCCAATCTTCCCAAGTACTTCTTGAGATATTCCCTCCCCTTGATCACTAACTGAAAGTACCACGTCATCATCATCAATATATGTACTTATTGTTACTTCTCCTGCTCCTTGCATGGCATCTAATCCGTTTTGAACTAGATTAAGAAGAACTTGACGTATCTCTTCGCTGTCTATAGGTATGGGAGGGATATCTTTTAAATCAAGCCTAATGCTTTTACTTGATTCAACAGCATTAGCATTCATTAAAGGTGCTAAATTTTGTATGATAATATTAAGATTTTGCACTTGCAAATGGGTTTTTTTCTCTTTACCCAGTGATAAAAATTCAGTGATAATGGAATTTGCTCTATCCAGTTCACTTATCATTAAATCAAAATACTGATAATCATTTTTATACTCTTTTTTATTCCTAAGCAGTTGTAAAAACCCCCTTACTGTTGTCATAGGGTTTCTTACTTCGTGGCTTATACTTGATGCCATTTGAGAGACTATTTCAAATTTCTCAAGCCTTTGTACAACTTCCTTGTATTTTTCCAGCTCTTCTACGGATTCTTGAATGTTCTCCTGTAGTGGCATCAGCGGTACTGATGCATTTT comes from Alkalicella caledoniensis and encodes:
- a CDS encoding DUF3793 family protein, which gives rise to MSIALYTCCSQPCNDSRFIQIVEMLGPVLFRAKPAEIVNFPKGSKMADARKEQIKEMVDKGGKIQYREFTTCHGCTKLLFFDIYMLEATLMDEEIYLFLQFLDYPLEFNIETYLDILITKMKKGEMPHEIGIFLGYPLKDVMGFMGYSTSKLTKINGWKVYGDPQQSDELYNKISTARARFKELLKIHQPENILSVI
- a CDS encoding MEDS domain-containing protein encodes the protein MESLNGEKSIIQPKIDFSGDITVNQGAHIFYTYTNEKRYINNAVAFISTGLRLGHAIVLQEDSVRYAKIIDRLIKTGHHKSLLDEEIHFVDKNEFYMVNTVFDCDLILENLTSIIKALLAKRECVRTWGNLLWKEHPELLYKVKRYEEKADKLTKKQNTLSVCAYDGNILSSKAQLELMKSHQYIMTDTELFTSFLYNKNASVPLMPLQENIQESVEELEKYKEVVQRLEKFEIVSQMASSISHEVRNPMTTVRGFLQLLRNKKEYKNDYQYFDLMISELDRANSIITEFLSLGKEKKTHLQVQNLNIIIQNLAPLMNANAVESSKSIRLDLKDIPPIPIDSEEIRQVLLNLVQNGLDAMQGAGEVTISTYIDDDDVVLSVSDQGEGISQEVLGKIGTPFITTKDKGTGLGLATSYAIIERHRATIELKTGENGTTFYIRFAPYL
- a CDS encoding DUF1287 domain-containing protein; protein product: MADRVLVRGGRVRKTFKYTIITVLSLAGLLLMVSVFYRSGYVLDFLGIHIDNPLSRRVTVPESYSQVDANNNGIADPIDIVNAARKEVEQRTTYKSVYYAGGYPPDDEGVCTDVIWRGLLAAGINLKDLMDEDIANNIELYPRTNGKREPNIDFRRVGNQYVFFERYAETLATEVIPGDIDNLEQWQPGDIVVFEGLKHVAIISDRRAKDGTPYIIHNSPPYASEVKLKSYNTPIEGHYRWRYED